From Oenococcus sicerae, the proteins below share one genomic window:
- the ssb gene encoding single-stranded DNA-binding protein — translation MINRVVLVGRVTKDIELRYTGSGDAVGSFTLAVERNFKNKAGDRETDFVSCVIWRKPAENLANFTGKGAMLGIEGRLQTRTYDNDQQLKVYVTEIVVDNFQLLETRAESEARRTSNGSSQQPVDNHGTGTNVNNSVRNQKPNVEIDDSDLPF, via the coding sequence ATGATTAATCGAGTTGTACTAGTTGGCAGAGTAACTAAAGATATCGAACTGCGCTACACGGGTTCAGGTGATGCCGTTGGCTCATTCACATTAGCAGTTGAACGAAATTTCAAGAACAAAGCAGGTGATCGTGAAACAGATTTTGTTTCTTGCGTTATCTGGAGAAAACCAGCCGAAAACCTAGCCAATTTCACTGGCAAAGGCGCCATGCTGGGCATTGAAGGTAGACTGCAAACGCGCACTTATGACAACGACCAACAACTGAAAGTTTATGTGACCGAAATCGTGGTTGATAACTTTCAGTTGTTGGAAACGCGGGCTGAAAGTGAAGCAAGAAGAACTAGCAATGGCAGCAGCCAACAACCAGTTGACAACCACGGAACTGGCACGAATGTCAATAACAGTGTGAGGAATCAAAAACCAAATGTTGAGATTGATGATTCAGATTTGCCATTTTAG
- a CDS encoding conserved phage C-terminal domain-containing protein, which produces MAERRMFSKKITDTDVFLSMPLSTQALYFHMNMHADDDGFVDSVLSIQRMIGANDDDLKILIAKQFVFRFQSGVVLIRDWKIHNYIAKDRYHKTLHQGEFNKLSTDDSGMYTECIQPVDVGKVRLGKDSQEDVSGVSTKNEIDIENVLTYLNEKTGKKFKSSSSKNISLIKSLFKEGYQLKDFKKVIDLKVSDWLEDTKMNEYLRPSTLFNKTHFEEYINKIPQGHVLNLNHIPTAEELKGKGQWA; this is translated from the coding sequence ATGGCAGAAAGAAGAATGTTTAGCAAGAAAATTACTGATACGGATGTTTTCTTGTCTATGCCGCTTTCAACTCAAGCTCTTTACTTCCATATGAACATGCATGCTGATGATGACGGATTCGTTGATAGCGTACTTTCAATTCAAAGAATGATTGGCGCAAATGATGATGACTTAAAAATATTAATCGCTAAACAATTTGTGTTCAGATTCCAAAGCGGAGTCGTTCTCATAAGGGATTGGAAAATTCACAACTACATTGCCAAAGATCGTTATCACAAAACACTTCATCAAGGGGAATTTAATAAATTATCGACTGACGATTCTGGTATGTATACAGAATGTATACAACCTGTCGACGTAGGTAAGGTTAGGTTAGGTAAGGATAGTCAAGAAGATGTTAGTGGAGTTAGTACGAAGAATGAGATTGATATTGAGAATGTTCTTACTTATTTAAATGAGAAGACTGGTAAGAAATTTAAGAGTTCAAGCAGTAAGAATATTTCATTAATTAAGTCTTTGTTTAAAGAAGGATATCAATTAAAGGACTTTAAGAAAGTGATTGATTTAAAAGTTAGTGATTGGTTGGAAGATACAAAAATGAATGAGTATTTAAGACCTAGCACTTTATTTAATAAAACACATTTTGAAGAATATATTAATAAGATTCCTCAAGGACATGTTTTGAACTTAAACCATATACCAACTGCTGAAGAACTTAAGGGTAAAGGACAGTGGGCATGA
- a CDS encoding replicative DNA helicase, whose translation MTENPEQLLAASVLMSSDPEDIYLQIQSGLKHGDLVDDQAIKAFKIIKHNFDLSLGIDGVSILQTTKDVDLINHLTDLPVNPKRVSDYLKSVKKQAFARRLEQGINVAKSALENGADSKSVMQNLNQIMATYNESESSIKSLHTALDSTLSQIQDRFNNPGKQIGLSTGFKTIDKMILGLQPGELTIIAARPSVGKTALALNMLRGASKSTDLPILLFSLEMSDDSLNLRLLASVSNVDLWKIKTGHMTKDELKNVLVARDILAKRNIYLDDESLQSIDDIQAKVFSFQRKHGQIGLVMVDYLGLIDTKENKNSNRVNEVSKISRGLKVMAGDLKAPVVALSQLSRSVESRSDKRPMLSDLRDSGSIEQDADMVAFLYRDDYYKNQPNEQDPKEVTTEFIIAKNRNGERGTVYLIFSKEKQRFLERTA comes from the coding sequence ATGACAGAAAATCCTGAACAGTTATTAGCGGCATCCGTACTAATGAGTTCTGACCCAGAAGATATATATCTACAGATCCAGTCAGGACTCAAACATGGCGATTTAGTCGATGATCAAGCTATTAAGGCTTTCAAGATCATCAAGCATAATTTTGATTTAAGCCTTGGCATTGACGGCGTTTCTATTTTGCAGACAACCAAAGATGTTGACTTGATTAATCATTTGACTGATTTGCCAGTTAACCCAAAACGTGTCTCTGATTATTTAAAATCAGTTAAAAAACAGGCGTTTGCAAGACGCTTAGAACAGGGCATTAATGTTGCTAAAAGCGCTTTAGAAAATGGCGCTGATTCAAAATCAGTCATGCAGAACTTGAATCAGATTATGGCAACTTATAACGAATCTGAATCCAGCATTAAATCTTTGCACACGGCTTTGGACAGTACACTAAGTCAAATACAAGATCGTTTCAATAATCCAGGCAAACAAATTGGCTTGTCTACAGGATTTAAGACAATCGACAAAATGATTTTGGGTTTACAGCCTGGCGAACTGACGATTATTGCAGCCAGACCATCAGTTGGAAAAACAGCGTTGGCTTTAAACATGCTGCGAGGTGCTTCTAAGTCCACTGACTTACCAATTTTATTGTTCAGTCTTGAAATGAGTGATGATTCCTTAAACTTGCGTTTACTGGCATCTGTCTCAAATGTTGACCTTTGGAAAATCAAAACAGGTCATATGACCAAAGATGAACTGAAAAATGTGCTAGTTGCAAGAGATATTTTAGCTAAGCGAAATATTTATCTTGATGATGAATCGCTACAGTCAATTGATGATATCCAAGCCAAAGTCTTCAGTTTTCAAAGAAAGCACGGGCAAATTGGTTTAGTGATGGTTGATTACCTCGGACTCATAGACACAAAAGAGAACAAGAATTCCAATCGTGTCAACGAAGTTTCAAAAATTAGTCGTGGCTTAAAAGTCATGGCAGGAGACCTAAAAGCGCCTGTGGTTGCCTTAAGTCAATTAAGCAGGTCAGTTGAATCCAGAAGTGATAAACGTCCGATGCTGTCTGATTTACGTGATTCAGGGTCAATCGAGCAAGATGCTGATATGGTGGCGTTTTTATACCGAGATGATTACTACAAAAATCAGCCCAACGAGCAAGATCCCAAAGAAGTCACAACCGAATTCATTATCGCCAAAAACAGAAATGGCGAGCGTGGAACAGTTTATCTCATCTTTAGCAAAGAAAAGCAGCGCTTTTTGGAGCGAACTGCATGA
- a CDS encoding SAM-dependent methyltransferase yields the protein MTPIVDICCGSRMFWFDKQNSIATFVDKRIDFEKLPTGHVINVDPDVQADFTKGLPFHENTFYLAVFDPPHLIHAGKNSWLAKKYGTLDADNWPEIIREGFDEAMRVLKPYGTLIFKWNDSQIPLPDLLKQIPYQPLFGQKRSQTHWLVFMKGADIVSKDL from the coding sequence ATGACACCAATAGTTGATATATGTTGTGGATCACGAATGTTCTGGTTTGATAAACAAAATTCTATCGCCACTTTCGTTGATAAGCGTATTGACTTTGAAAAGTTGCCAACAGGTCATGTGATTAATGTTGATCCAGACGTACAAGCAGATTTTACTAAGGGCTTGCCATTCCATGAAAATACATTTTATCTAGCAGTTTTCGACCCACCGCATTTAATTCATGCAGGCAAAAATAGTTGGCTTGCTAAAAAGTACGGAACACTCGATGCAGATAATTGGCCAGAAATTATTAGAGAGGGATTTGATGAGGCGATGAGAGTGCTAAAGCCATATGGCACGTTGATATTCAAATGGAACGATAGTCAGATTCCTTTACCAGATTTATTAAAGCAAATTCCATACCAACCATTGTTTGGCCAAAAACGTAGTCAGACACATTGGCTAGTATTTATGAAAGGAGCGGATATTGTTTCAAAAGACTTATGA
- a CDS encoding RusA family crossover junction endodeoxyribonuclease translates to MFQKTYDIKAVPAARPRVGKRVMYPKTYAKFRQDWAIYTHSDWQAIYAETKDAREYEFSYEAWFKLHPKADIDNVFKALTDTLVKAKVVPDDNLITKSTITKHFNSGKEQVRIVINKIK, encoded by the coding sequence TTGTTTCAAAAGACTTATGACATTAAAGCTGTTCCTGCTGCCAGACCTAGAGTTGGCAAGCGTGTCATGTATCCTAAGACATACGCAAAATTTCGTCAAGATTGGGCCATATATACGCATTCAGATTGGCAAGCTATTTATGCTGAGACCAAGGATGCCAGGGAGTATGAGTTCAGTTATGAAGCCTGGTTCAAATTGCACCCTAAAGCAGATATCGACAATGTCTTTAAAGCTTTAACAGATACGCTGGTCAAAGCAAAAGTCGTTCCTGATGATAATTTAATTACCAAGTCGACGATTACAAAGCATTTCAATTCAGGCAAAGAACAAGTCAGAATCGTTATCAACAAAATCAAATGA
- a CDS encoding ArpU family phage packaging/lysis transcriptional regulator, whose protein sequence is MEQTSLLAELDEKATIENVRSFFKAVHNRPSKFERLVTQAGSSTDDLKSSVWSDMPKSPSAGNSQENKLARRLEAQSKLDACVNAIRAMPLKYRRLFISYYIDNIYHERLWSDIAEMHHLSRTEANEHMNKALYYFADGYLGDDDFHVYSKKAYKHSTNAELM, encoded by the coding sequence ATGGAACAGACAAGTTTGCTCGCCGAACTAGATGAGAAAGCCACGATTGAAAATGTTCGTTCTTTCTTTAAAGCCGTGCATAATCGTCCCAGCAAGTTCGAGCGTCTGGTCACTCAGGCAGGCTCTTCAACCGATGATCTCAAGTCTTCCGTTTGGTCGGACATGCCTAAGTCGCCATCAGCTGGTAATTCACAAGAAAACAAGCTGGCCAGGCGTTTGGAAGCACAAAGCAAACTTGATGCCTGTGTGAATGCGATTAGAGCCATGCCATTGAAATATCGGCGTCTGTTTATCAGCTACTACATTGATAATATTTATCATGAGCGCTTGTGGAGTGATATTGCTGAGATGCACCACTTAAGCCGGACGGAAGCTAATGAGCATATGAATAAGGCACTATATTACTTTGCAGATGGCTATCTTGGGGACGATGATTTCCATGTCTATTCTAAAAAAGCTTACAAACATAGTACAAACGCAGAACTTATGTAG
- a CDS encoding GNAT family N-acetyltransferase, with protein MKAVVVMRTNDILRVQNFSEIDLNDHFFDSLKDNYDDFRDWFGRKQESGASAYIARDNNGRVTAFLYLKLEDDLDTSFDPFLAGRRIKIGTFKVDPSHRGTGLGKRLLAIALRRFVEDSENLGFIYVTLYERVARDIDDLEKTLLRFGFFKAGNKGNEVVLEKFKPDNGKYDIVSGFPFVKTDLASKYLLPIAPEYHKRMFSESRLATERSLTPADNTPFNNVEKIYLSGNSNAINLHRNDLVVVYRMTDIQGSAYFRSVVSTVGTVEEITNISDFDNYDMFVSYLKGQSIFADSELENLWHSQRYPWVIRFLYNFSFKKYPTRQMLIDNNVIDTERRIGIDRLSDTQFDRILELGDVSENYFVN; from the coding sequence TTGAAAGCTGTTGTTGTTATGAGAACAAATGACATTTTAAGAGTCCAAAATTTTTCCGAGATAGATTTGAATGATCATTTTTTTGATAGTTTGAAAGATAATTATGACGATTTTAGAGATTGGTTTGGCAGAAAGCAGGAGAGTGGAGCTTCTGCCTATATAGCACGTGACAACAATGGCCGAGTAACGGCTTTTTTATATTTAAAATTAGAAGATGACTTAGATACTAGCTTTGACCCTTTCTTAGCGGGACGAAGAATAAAAATTGGCACGTTTAAGGTCGATCCCTCTCACAGAGGGACCGGTTTAGGGAAAAGGCTTTTAGCAATTGCGTTGAGACGCTTTGTGGAAGATAGTGAGAATCTTGGATTTATTTACGTTACACTTTATGAGCGAGTTGCTCGAGATATCGACGATCTTGAAAAAACGCTTCTAAGATTTGGTTTTTTCAAAGCAGGCAATAAGGGAAACGAAGTAGTGCTGGAAAAATTTAAGCCAGACAATGGGAAGTACGATATTGTGAGTGGATTCCCATTTGTTAAAACTGATTTAGCATCTAAGTATTTACTACCAATTGCTCCCGAATATCATAAAAGAATGTTTAGTGAATCCAGGCTGGCGACGGAAAGGTCTTTGACTCCTGCGGACAATACCCCTTTCAACAATGTCGAAAAGATTTATTTGTCTGGAAATTCTAATGCAATAAATCTTCACAGAAACGATTTAGTGGTTGTCTATAGAATGACTGATATCCAAGGATCTGCATATTTTAGATCGGTTGTTTCTACAGTTGGAACGGTTGAAGAAATAACAAACATATCAGATTTTGATAATTATGATATGTTTGTCAGTTACTTAAAAGGACAATCTATTTTTGCGGATTCGGAATTGGAGAATCTTTGGCATTCTCAAAGATATCCTTGGGTAATTCGTTTCCTTTATAATTTCTCTTTCAAAAAATATCCTACAAGACAGATGCTAATTGACAATAATGTGATTGATACAGAAAGAAGAATAGGGATAGATCGCTTATCAGATACACAATTTGATAGGATACTCGAATTAGGTGATGTTAGTGAAAATTATTTTGTCAATTAA
- a CDS encoding ASCH domain-containing protein encodes MKIILSIKPEYANKIFNGTKKFEYRKVIFSRMDVDSVIVYSTMPEGLVIGEFKIENVLKGSPSEIWDTTKESAGISQKNFFNYFLEKKNAYAIKISQAIKYSSPKTLKDINKNIKNAPQSFVYVK; translated from the coding sequence GTGAAAATTATTTTGTCAATTAAACCAGAATATGCAAATAAGATATTTAACGGTACAAAAAAATTTGAATATCGAAAAGTTATTTTTTCTAGAATGGATGTTGATTCTGTCATTGTCTACTCAACGATGCCAGAGGGACTGGTTATTGGAGAGTTTAAAATAGAAAATGTTTTAAAAGGATCACCTTCAGAGATTTGGGACACAACCAAAGAATCTGCTGGAATATCTCAAAAGAATTTTTTCAACTATTTTCTTGAGAAGAAAAATGCTTATGCGATCAAAATATCTCAGGCAATCAAATACAGTTCCCCTAAAACATTGAAAGACATCAATAAGAACATAAAAAATGCTCCACAATCTTTTGTCTATGTGAAGTAA
- a CDS encoding XRE family transcriptional regulator, whose protein sequence is MIIDTDKIAELLKSHISQYKIHKDTGFSQGSLSDLRHGKTKIEDLTVKNATKLAKYYDEIHHA, encoded by the coding sequence GTGATTATCGATACAGACAAAATTGCAGAACTTCTTAAGTCACATATAAGCCAGTATAAAATTCACAAAGATACTGGCTTTAGCCAAGGAAGCTTAAGCGATCTGCGACATGGCAAAACAAAAATTGAAGATTTGACAGTTAAAAATGCCACTAAGTTGGCGAAATATTACGATGAAATTCATCATGCCTAA
- a CDS encoding terminase small subunit, giving the protein MTKQEEAKQDYLAGMKYKDIAEKYAVSLSTVRSWKARNGWPKSVATQRKVVAKSVAQKIDESPGLTEKQRLFCLYYLQRYNATWAYRKAYEVDYDTAHTNGSRMLANANVKSLLTELKQQQSADLYLTANDILKEFAKQATANLGDYLDFGKYDVLAEDEAGNVKLDTDDNPVKYRNSWVQLKDKNGLDTSLIKSVHIGKDGVVVELYDKQKAMKELLDRLPEPEVKDDSDDGFITAIDKKMGDIWKDGDEDET; this is encoded by the coding sequence GTGACAAAGCAAGAAGAAGCTAAACAAGATTATTTAGCTGGCATGAAGTATAAAGACATTGCTGAAAAGTACGCGGTATCGCTCTCCACTGTTAGATCATGGAAGGCGCGCAACGGATGGCCTAAAAGTGTTGCAACGCAACGCAAAGTTGTTGCAAAAAGCGTTGCACAGAAAATAGATGAAAGCCCTGGATTAACTGAAAAGCAACGGCTTTTTTGTTTGTACTATTTGCAACGCTATAACGCTACATGGGCATATCGAAAAGCTTATGAAGTCGATTATGATACGGCACACACAAACGGATCTAGAATGCTTGCGAATGCTAACGTTAAATCTCTTTTAACCGAACTCAAACAGCAGCAGTCAGCCGACTTATATTTGACGGCTAATGACATTCTAAAAGAGTTCGCTAAACAAGCTACGGCTAATCTCGGCGATTACCTAGACTTTGGTAAATACGATGTTTTAGCCGAAGATGAAGCAGGTAACGTCAAGTTAGATACTGATGATAATCCGGTTAAATACCGTAATTCATGGGTGCAGTTAAAGGATAAAAACGGCCTTGACACCAGTTTGATCAAGTCGGTACACATTGGCAAAGATGGCGTTGTAGTCGAGCTGTATGACAAGCAAAAAGCCATGAAAGAGCTGCTTGACCGCCTACCTGAACCAGAAGTCAAAGATGATAGCGATGATGGTTTTATAACAGCAATCGATAAAAAGATGGGCGATATTTGGAAAGATGGTGATGAAGATGAAACTTGA
- a CDS encoding PBSX family phage terminase large subunit, with translation MKLDFRLHRTKFHFDPFSIKQLKVLTWWRYAGTKDKEAIIADGSVRAGKTVIMSLSYVLWSMHTFSNQQFGIAGKTIGSLRRNVVRPLKSMLESRGYTVHDSRTENLLVITKGSKTNYYFLFGGKDESSQDLVQGITLAGFFFDEVALMPESFVNQATARCSVDGSKLWFNCNPAGPYHWFKVEYLDQLDKHKAIRIHFTMSDNPSLSQAIRERFERMYSGVFYQRYILGLWVMSEGIIYDNFDENTMVVDPPDDAVYEKYYVSCDYGTLNPTVFLLWGLFNGVWYCLDEYYYSGRTTQHQRTDEQYANDLDKFLGSIKATIIVDPSAASFITLLKKRGRTVIKAKNDVLDGIRATQTAMNTGQILFTRKCKNLFKELASYIWDDKASERGEDKPVKQHDHACDAMRYFVYMIIFKKQIVSITKRINLYNN, from the coding sequence ATGAAACTTGATTTTCGTTTGCATCGCACTAAATTTCACTTCGATCCTTTTTCTATTAAGCAGTTAAAAGTGTTGACCTGGTGGCGTTATGCTGGCACCAAAGATAAAGAAGCGATCATCGCAGATGGTTCTGTGCGTGCTGGCAAGACGGTCATCATGTCTTTATCTTATGTGCTGTGGTCGATGCATACTTTTAGCAACCAGCAGTTTGGTATTGCCGGTAAGACGATTGGATCACTCAGGCGAAACGTTGTAAGACCACTCAAATCCATGCTTGAAAGCCGTGGTTACACCGTACACGACTCACGTACAGAAAATTTATTAGTGATCACAAAAGGCAGCAAGACAAACTACTACTTTCTCTTTGGCGGCAAAGATGAATCGAGTCAGGACTTGGTACAAGGTATAACTTTGGCTGGGTTCTTTTTTGATGAAGTGGCTTTGATGCCTGAATCGTTTGTCAACCAGGCAACTGCTAGATGTTCTGTTGATGGTTCTAAGTTATGGTTTAATTGCAACCCGGCTGGTCCATACCACTGGTTTAAAGTCGAGTACCTTGATCAGCTAGATAAGCACAAGGCTATTCGTATTCACTTTACGATGTCGGATAATCCATCACTGTCACAAGCAATCAGAGAACGCTTTGAGCGGATGTATTCAGGCGTCTTTTATCAGCGTTATATCTTGGGTTTGTGGGTCATGTCCGAAGGTATTATTTACGATAACTTCGATGAGAACACCATGGTAGTTGATCCACCTGATGACGCAGTTTATGAAAAATACTATGTGTCTTGCGACTACGGGACTTTAAACCCTACAGTTTTCTTGCTGTGGGGTCTTTTTAACGGCGTCTGGTACTGTTTGGACGAGTATTACTATTCAGGCCGTACCACCCAGCATCAGCGTACAGATGAGCAGTATGCAAATGATTTAGACAAATTCTTAGGCAGTATCAAGGCAACAATTATTGTCGATCCGAGTGCTGCCTCTTTTATTACACTGCTCAAAAAGCGTGGCCGGACAGTTATCAAAGCTAAAAATGACGTGTTGGACGGTATACGTGCGACACAAACAGCTATGAATACCGGACAGATACTTTTTACAAGGAAATGCAAGAATCTGTTCAAAGAATTGGCTTCTTACATTTGGGATGATAAAGCTTCCGAACGTGGTGAGGATAAACCGGTTAAACAACACGATCATGCATGTGATGCCATGAGATATTTTGTCTACATGATTATCTTTAAAAAGCAAATCGTTTCAATTACGAAGCGAATTAATCTATACAACAACTAA
- a CDS encoding phage portal protein, which yields MGLAIDESLLANVNDPSLDVLNYAISTHKKAIRRLKKLFDYYDGKQAILKHTMTNNQHSSNNRTVVNHAKYITDMATGFTVGNPIAYASKKGLIQPIIDALKAIDIQSHDTELEKDLSVFGAGDELIYLKNIGTDQAPDTQIRIEKIDPRAIVMVTDDTVEHNPLFAIYVQKKRNLQGYENGCLITVYTRQNVIQYRTSMGDELDNNADKTVEKHYFGDVPVVEYRNNEERQGDFEQVIPSIDDYNTLQSDRITDKQDFIDALLVVYGFTLDSDKDTGSSIKNGMINGAPGKGEDGASVEWLTKNFDETQIEILSKSVENDIHKISYIPNMNDENFMGNVSGEAMKYKLFAMGNLLSIKSSYMAKGLRKRLSLMQHVLTIKGQKVDISDCQITFTPNIPVNLTDIVANIKNADGVIPRTITYSWLPSADSPQEVIDQMKQQTVDNIKTNQAALTDDTGANIDQPPYNTDKSSNSEDKANDPNQNTKK from the coding sequence ATGGGTTTAGCAATTGACGAAAGTTTACTAGCAAATGTCAACGATCCAAGCTTAGATGTGCTGAATTATGCGATTTCAACACACAAAAAAGCGATCCGTCGACTGAAGAAATTATTTGATTATTATGATGGCAAGCAAGCTATCTTAAAGCATACGATGACTAATAATCAGCATTCATCCAACAATCGGACTGTTGTGAACCATGCCAAATACATTACGGACATGGCCACGGGTTTTACAGTTGGCAATCCGATTGCCTACGCGTCTAAAAAAGGCTTGATTCAGCCGATTATTGATGCTTTAAAGGCGATTGATATTCAGTCGCATGATACGGAATTAGAGAAGGATCTATCCGTTTTTGGCGCTGGTGATGAGCTGATTTATTTGAAGAATATCGGCACAGATCAAGCACCGGATACCCAGATCAGAATTGAGAAGATCGACCCGCGTGCCATTGTCATGGTGACCGATGATACAGTTGAGCACAATCCTTTGTTTGCCATTTACGTGCAGAAGAAAAGGAACTTGCAAGGCTATGAAAATGGCTGTCTGATAACTGTTTATACACGTCAGAACGTGATTCAGTATCGAACCTCAATGGGGGATGAACTTGATAACAATGCCGATAAAACAGTCGAGAAACACTATTTTGGGGATGTACCGGTTGTTGAATATCGCAATAATGAAGAGCGACAAGGGGATTTTGAACAGGTTATTCCCTCAATCGATGACTACAATACCCTGCAGTCAGACCGCATTACCGATAAGCAGGATTTTATTGATGCCTTGCTGGTCGTTTACGGTTTTACGCTTGATTCAGATAAGGACACGGGTTCAAGTATTAAAAACGGCATGATCAATGGCGCACCTGGCAAAGGTGAAGATGGTGCTTCTGTGGAATGGCTGACAAAGAATTTTGATGAAACACAAATCGAAATTCTTTCTAAATCCGTTGAAAATGATATCCATAAGATTTCCTACATTCCGAATATGAACGATGAGAACTTTATGGGCAACGTCAGCGGAGAAGCCATGAAATACAAGTTGTTTGCGATGGGCAACTTGCTCTCGATCAAATCCAGCTACATGGCTAAAGGTCTGAGAAAACGATTGTCTTTAATGCAGCATGTATTGACAATCAAAGGGCAAAAGGTTGATATTTCCGATTGCCAGATCACTTTTACGCCGAACATTCCGGTTAATTTAACCGACATTGTGGCCAACATTAAAAACGCTGATGGTGTGATTCCACGCACGATTACTTATAGCTGGCTGCCGAGTGCTGATAGTCCTCAAGAAGTCATCGATCAGATGAAGCAGCAGACGGTTGATAACATTAAAACCAACCAAGCAGCCTTAACGGATGACACTGGTGCAAATATTGATCAACCGCCTTATAACACGGATAAATCATCGAATAGCGAGGACAAAGCCAATGATCCAAATCAAAATACTAAAAAATAA
- a CDS encoding ribosomal-processing cysteine protease Prp, producing MIQIKILKNKQQIRLIATGHAGFADYGQDIVCSAVSVLLDHTARGLTKANVIDDGSQYDLTADIQNVGDQRFIDSLIETLTLIAGSYPKNLTVMLERVQRVR from the coding sequence ATGATCCAAATCAAAATACTAAAAAATAAGCAACAAATTCGCTTAATTGCCACTGGTCATGCGGGTTTTGCTGATTATGGTCAAGATATTGTTTGCAGTGCTGTCTCAGTTTTATTGGACCACACGGCTCGTGGCTTGACCAAAGCAAATGTGATTGACGATGGCAGTCAATATGACTTAACAGCTGATATTCAAAACGTTGGCGATCAGCGTTTTATTGATAGCTTAATCGAGACATTGACTTTAATTGCCGGCAGCTATCCGAAGAACTTGACTGTGATGTTAGAACGAGTGCAGCGTGTCCGATAA